The following proteins are encoded in a genomic region of Brachypodium distachyon strain Bd21 chromosome 1, Brachypodium_distachyon_v3.0, whole genome shotgun sequence:
- the LOC100835261 gene encoding 3-oxo-5-alpha-steroid 4-dehydrogenase 1 yields the protein MTPHVTRLCFPVPTPPTTIKPRLPAIQKQMRNARSTSASAPQPHDLFFFHTQTDGLDLEGDRRALVEMWQLLPSALLYPAPASAFVTAMSVLSSASLASAGLSELRGQHMAYSKFWHVVASGSTQKNPGGGGERLLSSRDGMLVAYAPALVAAAASFALPGALEEGLRAQLLAGALAVHFLKRVLEVLFVHRYSGSMPLNTALMISSSYLLSTITMIYSLHLAAGLPEPSINLLYPGVLVFTVGIAGNFYHHYLLSRLRKGSGTTSEGDKSYKIPTGGLFGLVACPHYLFEIAGFFGFAMISQTVYALAMASGTAAYLTGRSCATRRWYASKFEEYPARIKALVPYIL from the exons ATGACGCCACACGTGACACGTCTCTGCTTCCCAGTTCCCACCCCTCCGACGACGATAAAACCCAGATTGCCTGCCATACAAAAGCAGATGCGAAACGCAAGGAGCACGTCCGCTAGCGCGCCTCAGCCGCAcgatctcttcttcttccacacGCAGACAGACGGTCTCGATCTCGAGGGAGATCGGAGGGCTCTCGTCGAGATGTGGCAGCTGCTGCCGTCGGCGCTGCTGtacccggcgccggcgtcggcgttCGTGACGGCGATGTCGGTGCTGTCCTCCGCGTCGCTGGCGTCCGCGGGCCTCTCGGAGCTCCGCGGCCAGCACATGGCATACTCCAAGTTCTGGCACGTCGTCGCATCCGGCTCCACCCAGAAGaatcccggcggcggcggcgagcgcttGCTGTCGAGCCGCGACGGGATGCTGGTGGCCTACGCGCCGGCGCTCgttgccgcggcggcgtcgttCGCGCTGCCGGGCGCCCTGGAAGAAGGGCTCCGCGCGcagctcctcgccggcgcgctCGCCGTCCACTTCCTCAAACGGGTCCTCGAG GTACTGTTCGTCCACCGGTACAGTGGAAGCATGCCACTGAACACGGCGCTCATGATCTCCTCCAGCTACCTGCTCAGCACCATCACCATGATCTATTCCCTGCACCTCGCGGCCGGCCTGCCAGAGCCCTCCATCAACCTGCTCTACCCTGGCGTGCTCGTCTTCACCGTCGGCATCGCCGGCAACTTCTACCACCACTACCTCCTCTCGCGGCTAAGGAAAGGATCAGGCACCACCAGCGAAGGTGACAAGTCCTACAAAATCCCCACCGGCGGCCTCTTCGGCCTCGTCGCCTGCCCGCACTACCTTTTCGAGATCGCCGGTTTCTTCGGGTTCGCAATGATCTCGCAGACGGTGTACGCGCTCGCCATGGCCTCTGGCACGGCCGCGTACCTCACCGGCCGGAGCTGCGCCACCAGGAGGTGGTACGCGTCCAAGTTTGAGGAGTACCCGGCCAGGATCAAGGCTCTTGTGCCATATATCTTGTAA
- the LOC104581718 gene encoding defensin Tk-AMP-D1.1 produces MDLSMKVFVVVLLIFVTTGDRTLVQVALARECGSPSHKFHGMCTRDSNCANIWLTEGFKTGKCVGIRHRCFCYKNC; encoded by the exons ATGGATCTGTCCATGAAGGTTTTTGTGGTTGTCCTTCTGATTTTTGTGACCACAG GAGACAGGACGCTGGTGCAGGTAGCTTTGGCGAGGGAGTGCGGGTCACCGAGCCACAAGTTCCATGGGATGTGCACGCGCGACTCCAACTGCGCAAACATTTGGCTCACCGAGGGTTTCAAGACTGGCAAGTGCGTTGGCATTCGTCACCGTTGTTTCTGCTACAAGAATTGCTAG
- the LOC100834070 gene encoding uncharacterized protein LOC100834070: MDPMATTWSRSVRRRAPASEQDEAERRELIQKAEELEEAVEALRAERDAAAEEEAALRAELEAERGAAESAASEAMRMIERLQRETAALLLEARQLRRLAESRAGRDRELESRLASLSALARGYLSLLRAHGIDPDAEEDDQQERPPVAGEEFEDTGRVVAMAAAAEEEREQDRVAVDAAAEDLCARLEALEADSTAERREVAALRAERARVVLAREMARRLRQEAAAVAERPPDAAVRAAHKPRFCVLAVCKWFFSMMHVRRKKCSAAR, encoded by the exons ATGGATCCCATGGCCACCACGTGGAGCCGCTCGGTGAGGCGCCGCGCGCCGGCGAGCGAGCAGGACGAAGCGGAGCGGCGTGAATTGATCCAGAAGGCGGAGGaactggaggaggcggtggaggcgcttcGGGCGGAGAGGGAcgcggcggcagaggaggaggcggcgctgcgggcCGAGCTCGAGGcggagcgcggcgcggcggagtcCGCGGCGAGCGAGGCCATGCGGATGATCGAGCGGCTGCAGCGGGAGACCGCCGCGCTGCTCCTTGAGGCGCgccagctccgccgcctcgccgaaTCGCGCGCCGGCCGCGACCGGGAGCTCGAGTCCCGGCTCGCGTCGCTCTCCGCGCTCGCCCGCGGATACCTCTCCTTGCTCCGCGCCCACGGAATCGACCCCGacgccgaggaagacgaccaaCAGGAGCGCCCGCCTGTTGCAGGGGAGGAGTTCGAGGACACAGGGCGTGTtgtggccatggcggcggcggcggaagaggaACGGGAGCAGGATCGTGTCGCTGTGGATGCTGCTGCGGAGGATTTGTGCGCGAGGTTGGAGGCGCTGGAGGCGGACAGCACGGCGGAGCggagggaggtggcggcgctgcgggCGGAGCGGGCGCGGGTGGTGCTCGCGAGGGAGATggcgcggcggctgcgccAGGAAGCGGCGGCCGTCGCCGAGAGGCCTCCGGATGCTGCCGTCAGGGCGGCGCACAAGCCGCGCTTCTGCGTGCTTGCTGTTTGCAAG TggttcttctccatgatgcACGTAAGGAGGAAGAAATGCTCTGCAGCCAGGTAA